In Hypanus sabinus isolate sHypSab1 chromosome 17, sHypSab1.hap1, whole genome shotgun sequence, the following proteins share a genomic window:
- the LOC132406867 gene encoding protein C19orf12 homolog isoform X1, translated as MGKPECREFDKMPVDINEVMKLVHHISEVEKMHVAIKSSAKGALLAGAIAFAGGLVGGPPGIAVGGAFGGLLGAWMTSGQFKPVPQLLMELLPNQRQVLCDDVRNIVQHLDWTDGVQLISLVMGNAALKSQVLAAISGYFMRQFNAEVRYHD; from the exons ATGGGGAAACCCGAATGTCGCGAG TTTGACAAGATGCCTGTCGACATCAATGAAGTGATGAAATTGGTGCACCATATTTCGGAGGTGGAAAAGATGCATGTCGCAATAAAGAGTTCTGCAAAAGGGGCACTTTTGGCTGGTGCAATCGCGTTTGCAGGAGGTTTGGTTGGTGGTCCTCCAGGAATCGCAGTTG GTGGTGCATTTGGTGGGTTGTTGGGTGCCTGGATGACAAGTGGACAATTTAAACCAGTGCCCCAGCTACTTATGGAGCTTCTACCAAATCAACGGCAGGTCCTATGTGACGATGTAAGGAATATTGTCCAGCATTTGGACTGGACTGACGGAGTCCAATTGATATCATTAGTAATGGGAAATGCTGCCTTGAAGAGCCAGGTATTGGCAGCAATAAGTGGATATTTTATGAGACAATTCAATGCTGAGGTACGATACCATGACTGA
- the LOC132406867 gene encoding protein C19orf12 homolog isoform X2, with translation MPVDINEVMKLVHHISEVEKMHVAIKSSAKGALLAGAIAFAGGLVGGPPGIAVGGAFGGLLGAWMTSGQFKPVPQLLMELLPNQRQVLCDDVRNIVQHLDWTDGVQLISLVMGNAALKSQVLAAISGYFMRQFNAEVRYHD, from the exons ATGCCTGTCGACATCAATGAAGTGATGAAATTGGTGCACCATATTTCGGAGGTGGAAAAGATGCATGTCGCAATAAAGAGTTCTGCAAAAGGGGCACTTTTGGCTGGTGCAATCGCGTTTGCAGGAGGTTTGGTTGGTGGTCCTCCAGGAATCGCAGTTG GTGGTGCATTTGGTGGGTTGTTGGGTGCCTGGATGACAAGTGGACAATTTAAACCAGTGCCCCAGCTACTTATGGAGCTTCTACCAAATCAACGGCAGGTCCTATGTGACGATGTAAGGAATATTGTCCAGCATTTGGACTGGACTGACGGAGTCCAATTGATATCATTAGTAATGGGAAATGCTGCCTTGAAGAGCCAGGTATTGGCAGCAATAAGTGGATATTTTATGAGACAATTCAATGCTGAGGTACGATACCATGACTGA